One segment of Zhihengliuella halotolerans DNA contains the following:
- a CDS encoding GNAT family N-acetyltransferase — MKAVSIEVVQHATLSPGLIEDLRCLFDAEYFADFGEWDPQQPYGYASHDVHLIARVGADVVGHVGWVRRSISVGATDVDIAGVGGMLIAANSRGRKLGERLMHAADQSMTETGGIQFGYLGCREEVVPFYRACGWQRITARERSVSRDGQAVEDPPGQPLLILPVSSCLASWPSGSVDLRGRAW; from the coding sequence GTGAAAGCTGTCTCTATCGAGGTCGTTCAGCATGCAACTTTGAGTCCGGGGCTCATCGAGGATCTCCGGTGTTTGTTTGACGCCGAGTACTTCGCGGACTTCGGCGAGTGGGACCCGCAGCAGCCGTACGGATACGCATCTCACGATGTGCATCTGATCGCGCGCGTTGGCGCTGATGTCGTGGGACACGTGGGGTGGGTGCGACGGAGCATCTCGGTCGGTGCGACCGATGTGGATATCGCGGGCGTGGGTGGAATGCTGATCGCTGCGAACTCTCGTGGAAGGAAACTGGGCGAGAGGTTGATGCACGCCGCGGACCAGTCCATGACCGAAACTGGAGGAATCCAATTCGGGTACCTCGGATGCCGCGAAGAAGTTGTCCCGTTCTACCGCGCGTGCGGTTGGCAACGAATTACAGCGCGGGAACGTTCTGTTTCTCGTGATGGTCAGGCGGTGGAGGACCCACCAGGTCAGCCACTGCTGATCTTGCCAGTTTCTTCATGTCTTGCCAGTTGGCCGTCTGGAAGCGTCGACCTGCGTGGTCGAGCTTGGTGA
- a CDS encoding class I SAM-dependent methyltransferase, producing the protein MIDLWRQAFSESKMVGWDFSCLDGRMTADEPWWDFEEDCRAEMARARLIVDLGTGGGERLQALLGSDGVAARRIVATEGWQPNVRIAREVLSASGVEVVQYDAERDSEMPFDNESIDLLMCRHEAIDAREIARILAPGGRLLMQQVDGYDAEEIHEWFDVPFEYPHVTAGHYVDELESAGLRIDQVNNWRGTMEFKDVTALVTYLALVPWDAPCFTVDAHADQLATLDASRPIRVTQRRFRVYAAKP; encoded by the coding sequence ATGATCGATTTGTGGCGGCAGGCATTCTCGGAATCGAAGATGGTGGGTTGGGACTTCTCGTGTCTGGACGGCAGGATGACTGCCGACGAACCATGGTGGGACTTCGAGGAAGATTGTCGTGCCGAGATGGCGCGCGCACGGCTAATTGTTGACCTCGGAACCGGAGGGGGAGAACGACTCCAAGCCCTACTCGGTAGTGATGGCGTTGCTGCCAGAAGGATCGTCGCCACGGAAGGTTGGCAGCCGAACGTTCGCATTGCCCGTGAGGTTCTCTCCGCAAGTGGTGTCGAGGTCGTCCAGTACGACGCGGAGCGTGACAGCGAGATGCCCTTCGACAACGAGAGCATCGACCTCTTGATGTGTCGCCACGAGGCCATCGACGCGCGGGAGATTGCTCGAATCCTGGCTCCGGGCGGGCGTCTCTTGATGCAGCAGGTGGATGGCTATGACGCAGAAGAGATCCATGAGTGGTTCGACGTGCCGTTCGAGTACCCGCACGTAACAGCTGGTCACTACGTCGACGAGCTCGAATCCGCGGGTCTCCGTATCGATCAGGTGAATAACTGGCGGGGAACGATGGAGTTCAAGGATGTAACTGCGCTCGTGACGTATCTTGCGCTCGTTCCTTGGGACGCTCCCTGCTTCACCGTCGATGCGCACGCGGATCAGTTGGCTACTCTGGACGCGTCCCGCCCGATCCGGGTCACGCAGCGTCGCTTCCGGGTTTATGCTGCGAAACCCTAG
- a CDS encoding GNAT family N-acetyltransferase: MELHLRPMVVSDAEPFASWAVDPVFRAHAGWAERSSIDESVAWWRALIARPDPQLIRLTAVSGDDVVGYVDLHGEGEETRELGFVTGPSGRWGQGWGALAASAGLVYGFETLGLRRIWAEAVEANTASVRILQRLGRRNAGPGDEETFLGTPSNYARFDVSREDWAERREQEA; encoded by the coding sequence ATGGAACTCCACCTACGACCGATGGTCGTGTCTGATGCGGAGCCGTTTGCGTCCTGGGCAGTCGACCCGGTATTTCGTGCTCACGCAGGTTGGGCGGAAAGGTCGTCTATCGACGAGTCGGTTGCATGGTGGCGAGCTCTCATCGCGAGGCCTGATCCACAGCTCATCAGATTGACTGCTGTCTCAGGTGATGACGTGGTGGGCTACGTAGATCTCCATGGTGAGGGTGAAGAGACGCGCGAGCTCGGCTTTGTCACCGGGCCATCGGGGCGCTGGGGCCAAGGTTGGGGAGCGCTCGCTGCCTCGGCCGGTCTCGTCTACGGATTTGAAACGCTTGGGCTCAGACGGATCTGGGCAGAGGCGGTTGAGGCCAACACCGCCTCTGTCAGGATCCTTCAGCGGCTGGGAAGGAGGAACGCCGGTCCGGGCGATGAAGAGACGTTCCTCGGTACTCCGTCGAACTACGCCCGCTTCGATGTGTCACGGGAGGACTGGGCGGAACGGCGCGAACAGGAGGCGTAG
- a CDS encoding DUF1801 domain-containing protein produces the protein MASKDEKNLAQVIDKIAKMDEPARTLVQRVHAVIVAAEPRLKPRIWYGMPAYALSASAPALVTLRNDERVNLALTEKVELVPGGGSDGTLMPAAWYFETIDAPTEKRIAEIVRSAVS, from the coding sequence ATGGCATCGAAGGACGAGAAGAACCTCGCCCAGGTGATCGACAAGATCGCCAAGATGGACGAACCGGCACGGACGCTCGTGCAGCGAGTGCACGCGGTCATCGTGGCCGCCGAGCCCAGGCTGAAGCCGCGGATCTGGTACGGCATGCCCGCCTACGCGCTCTCTGCGAGTGCTCCCGCGCTGGTGACGCTGCGCAACGACGAGCGCGTCAACCTCGCTCTCACCGAGAAGGTCGAGCTCGTCCCCGGGGGTGGTTCCGACGGAACATTGATGCCCGCAGCGTGGTACTTCGAGACCATAGACGCACCCACTGAGAAACGCATCGCCGAGATCGTCCGCTCGGCGGTTTCCTGA
- a CDS encoding NAD(P)H-binding protein translates to MAIGVVTPRGNVGAHVLRLLVQAGERPLALLRDPSLLRADLATYVDAAALDVWDGASVEEATRGLDALYWVSPTATDRDPLAAHALAAANVRAAVDANGIERVVFQSSVGAEKRHGVGEIDGLAAIEQELEQTSASVTHLRCGYFFTNLLMDAESIRDGVLATAFDISRPMPWVAPADIAEVATARLLSRRWNGCHVQAVHGPEDLSFRQVAHTLAVTLGHPVNAHQIGDDDVRSALRQQGMPAAQIEAIVMMAAGIREDFTPENPRTYATTTPTTLTSWAAEHLG, encoded by the coding sequence ATGGCCATCGGAGTGGTGACACCAAGAGGAAACGTCGGAGCGCACGTGTTGCGGTTGCTGGTTCAAGCAGGGGAACGCCCGCTCGCCCTGCTCCGGGACCCGAGCCTGCTCCGCGCGGATCTGGCCACGTACGTGGACGCGGCTGCACTGGATGTCTGGGACGGAGCGTCAGTCGAGGAGGCCACGCGTGGCCTCGATGCCCTGTACTGGGTCAGCCCGACCGCAACAGATCGTGACCCGCTAGCTGCTCACGCACTTGCTGCGGCCAACGTCCGCGCGGCAGTGGACGCCAATGGGATCGAACGGGTGGTGTTCCAATCCAGCGTTGGCGCGGAGAAGCGTCACGGGGTCGGTGAGATCGACGGTCTGGCTGCTATCGAGCAGGAGCTGGAGCAGACCAGCGCCTCGGTGACGCACCTGCGATGCGGGTACTTCTTCACCAACCTGCTCATGGACGCCGAGTCGATCCGAGACGGTGTACTCGCAACGGCGTTCGACATCTCCCGTCCGATGCCCTGGGTAGCGCCAGCAGACATCGCTGAGGTGGCGACCGCCCGCTTGCTCTCTCGACGCTGGAATGGCTGCCACGTCCAAGCAGTCCACGGCCCCGAAGACCTGTCGTTCAGGCAAGTCGCCCACACACTAGCGGTGACGCTCGGCCATCCAGTCAACGCCCATCAGATTGGCGACGACGACGTCCGATCCGCGCTGCGTCAGCAGGGTATGCCAGCCGCCCAGATAGAAGCGATCGTGATGATGGCCGCTGGGATCAGAGAGGATTTCACTCCCGAGAATCCGCGCACGTACGCCACGACGACGCCCACCACACTGACAAGCTGGGCAGCAGAGCACCTCGGCTGA
- a CDS encoding helix-turn-helix transcriptional regulator produces MADVTKRMLDLLAALQAGRAFSGEELATRLEVSPRTLRRDVERLRGYGYPVHARPGPGGSYQLGAGRRMPPLVLDDEEAVATVVSLAVLAAATYSHPGGLNDAADRAYGKIDDLLPRRLRTRVAALRASVEAERRPFPDIAAEALGEIAEAAAAEEIIVFDYIDAHGVSTQRRIEAHRQIHIDRRWYVFGWDLNREDWRVFRTDRVKNMRRTGRHYAPRSLPMDWALAYLRAGLGDI; encoded by the coding sequence ATGGCAGATGTCACCAAGCGGATGCTCGACCTCCTGGCCGCTCTTCAGGCTGGTAGAGCGTTTAGCGGGGAAGAGCTGGCGACTCGCCTCGAGGTCAGTCCCAGGACTTTGCGCCGGGATGTAGAGCGACTTCGCGGCTACGGCTACCCTGTGCATGCCCGTCCCGGTCCGGGTGGCAGCTACCAGCTCGGGGCCGGGCGGCGGATGCCTCCTCTCGTCCTCGATGACGAGGAAGCCGTCGCCACGGTCGTCAGCCTTGCCGTACTCGCCGCGGCCACTTACTCGCATCCCGGTGGGCTGAACGACGCCGCTGACCGCGCCTACGGGAAGATCGACGATCTGCTCCCTCGGCGACTCCGCACGAGGGTGGCGGCCTTGCGCGCGAGCGTCGAAGCCGAACGTCGACCATTTCCCGACATCGCCGCTGAGGCGCTCGGAGAAATCGCCGAGGCAGCAGCCGCAGAGGAGATCATCGTCTTCGACTACATCGACGCGCACGGTGTCAGCACTCAACGGAGGATCGAAGCCCATCGTCAAATCCACATCGACCGCCGGTGGTACGTCTTCGGCTGGGACCTCAACCGCGAGGATTGGCGCGTCTTCCGCACCGACCGCGTCAAGAACATGCGCCGCACGGGACGCCACTACGCGCCCAGGTCTCTGCCCATGGATTGGGCGCTTGCCTATCTGCGTGCTGGGTTAGGTGACATTTGA
- a CDS encoding GNAT family N-acetyltransferase, which produces MNSLPAHLSHNALGRIVTEWANVIGVPPQDVSRDEWILVERADLDAVVAVNVDGFGFAAAPPRVLDLLRNAPPESLLDAAGLARRLPAGAHPIGRADLLFADRVPPLRRLNVREAAPADVVAVRGRVSASEWEESGIEETERKWAAMDSAGSPAAIAGFKRWRSELAQMAVLADPRHRGAGCAYAAAAVATQETVRAGLIAQWRSRQGNDASRRLAQRLGFTHCGVQAAVELS; this is translated from the coding sequence ATGAACTCCTTGCCCGCGCATCTCTCGCACAACGCTCTGGGACGAATCGTGACGGAGTGGGCGAACGTTATCGGTGTGCCTCCGCAGGACGTCAGCCGGGACGAGTGGATACTCGTCGAGCGGGCGGATCTTGATGCTGTTGTTGCCGTGAATGTTGACGGGTTCGGTTTCGCGGCCGCGCCTCCGCGTGTCTTGGATCTGCTCCGCAACGCACCCCCAGAGTCGCTTCTTGACGCAGCGGGGCTGGCGAGGAGGCTTCCCGCGGGTGCTCATCCTATTGGCCGTGCCGACCTCCTTTTCGCGGACCGTGTTCCTCCCTTGCGTCGACTGAATGTGCGTGAGGCAGCGCCGGCTGATGTCGTTGCCGTGCGCGGCCGAGTGAGCGCGTCCGAGTGGGAAGAGAGCGGCATCGAGGAGACGGAACGAAAGTGGGCCGCGATGGATTCTGCTGGGAGCCCTGCTGCGATCGCCGGATTCAAGCGTTGGCGTTCCGAACTTGCTCAGATGGCGGTGCTGGCTGACCCGAGACACCGAGGGGCTGGCTGCGCCTATGCCGCCGCAGCTGTCGCGACGCAGGAGACGGTGAGGGCTGGTTTGATCGCACAGTGGCGAAGTCGTCAGGGAAACGATGCTTCTCGCCGTCTGGCGCAGCGGTTGGGATTCACCCACTGTGGGGTGCAAGCAGCAGTTGAGTTGAGCTGA
- a CDS encoding YdeI/OmpD-associated family protein, whose product MSNDPGTPGGSAERPAIFFRDAAEFRAWLEHHHDSQSELWMGLKLAHVEDRGLTWKDAVPEALCFGWIDSVSQKIDADSRRQRWSPRKPGSTWSNVNIAHVERLMAEGRMHPAGIAAFERRTADRSGTYSHENPEAELTPELQAIVDASPRSLAFLDEATLGYRKAVRHWIMSAKQQTTRERRANQLVSCCEAGELIPPQRPGRTPAWLARAAAAASEGH is encoded by the coding sequence ATGTCCAACGATCCCGGGACCCCGGGCGGCTCAGCGGAGCGCCCGGCGATCTTCTTCCGCGACGCCGCCGAGTTCCGTGCTTGGCTCGAACACCATCATGACTCCCAGAGCGAGTTGTGGATGGGGCTCAAACTCGCGCACGTCGAGGACCGCGGGCTCACGTGGAAGGACGCGGTCCCCGAAGCGCTGTGCTTCGGATGGATCGACTCCGTCTCGCAGAAGATCGATGCGGATTCGCGCCGCCAGCGATGGTCGCCTCGCAAACCGGGCAGCACCTGGTCGAACGTCAACATCGCTCACGTTGAGCGGCTGATGGCGGAAGGGCGGATGCACCCGGCGGGCATCGCGGCCTTCGAGCGCCGCACCGCAGACCGGTCGGGGACCTACTCCCACGAGAATCCGGAGGCAGAGCTCACTCCCGAACTGCAGGCGATCGTCGACGCCTCGCCGCGTTCCCTGGCGTTCCTCGATGAGGCGACGCTCGGCTATCGCAAGGCCGTCCGCCACTGGATCATGTCTGCTAAACAGCAGACCACCCGCGAGCGACGCGCGAACCAGCTCGTCTCGTGCTGCGAGGCCGGCGAACTCATCCCACCCCAACGCCCCGGACGCACGCCGGCCTGGCTTGCCCGCGCCGCCGCGGCGGCGTCCGAGGGCCACTGA
- a CDS encoding helix-turn-helix transcriptional regulator, whose product MNERQPGRDRIRELLDAVLAEHEDGAALDQIAATAYTSTFHFSRQVSRAARESPAALRRRVLLERAAWELQRGQSVTDTAFAAGYDSVDGFSRAFSRAFGCPPSAMPTRHERGHWLPARNGIHFHSPTVLYVDADEEQSAGDVVALMVRHDLDETDALLAAAEAVGDEEWRRERMPGHQVLAWAGAETTLADVLRHLALDKLPWLASIEGSDDPEADGATDAVSLRERHADIAVRWLAMTRDVERRGAWGDRVLDALCDPPESFLLSQILAHVLTFSAHRRQIARWMLTQSGVDVSHLDPDPIMWHRHASGGTS is encoded by the coding sequence ATGAACGAACGCCAACCGGGACGCGACCGCATCCGTGAACTCCTCGATGCCGTCCTCGCGGAGCACGAGGACGGAGCGGCCCTCGACCAGATCGCCGCGACCGCGTACACCTCGACCTTCCACTTCAGTCGGCAGGTGAGCCGGGCTGCCCGCGAATCGCCGGCCGCGCTCCGGCGTCGCGTACTGCTGGAACGTGCCGCCTGGGAACTGCAACGCGGACAGTCGGTGACCGACACGGCATTTGCTGCGGGGTACGACTCCGTCGACGGGTTCTCGCGCGCATTCTCCCGCGCGTTCGGCTGCCCGCCGAGCGCGATGCCGACGCGGCACGAACGAGGCCATTGGCTGCCGGCCCGGAACGGCATCCACTTCCACTCCCCGACAGTGCTCTATGTCGACGCCGACGAGGAGCAGTCTGCGGGTGATGTGGTGGCGCTGATGGTCCGGCACGACCTCGACGAGACAGACGCCCTGCTTGCCGCGGCAGAGGCGGTCGGCGACGAGGAGTGGCGCCGTGAGCGGATGCCCGGTCACCAGGTGCTGGCATGGGCCGGTGCCGAGACCACGCTCGCGGATGTTCTCCGGCACCTGGCCTTGGACAAACTCCCGTGGCTCGCCAGCATCGAGGGCAGCGATGACCCCGAGGCCGACGGGGCGACCGACGCAGTCAGTTTGCGCGAGAGGCACGCCGACATCGCCGTTCGATGGCTCGCGATGACCCGGGACGTCGAGCGCCGCGGCGCATGGGGCGACCGGGTGCTCGATGCTCTCTGCGACCCACCTGAGTCGTTCCTGCTCTCCCAGATCCTGGCCCACGTCCTGACCTTCTCGGCGCACCGACGCCAGATCGCCCGCTGGATGCTGACGCAGTCCGGCGTCGACGTCAGCCATCTCGACCCCGACCCGATCATGTGGCACCGCCACGCCTCAGGAGGCACATCGTGA
- a CDS encoding dihydrofolate reductase family protein codes for MTRYRYYTATTLDGFLADDTDSLAWLFKQHIDDDGPGNATQFIAGVGAQVMGATTYAWILEHERSWLPQMPTFVFTHRELEPANEHVSFLAGDPTRHRTAIESAAGDRDVWIMGGGDLAAEFATAGMLDEVLVSIAPVTLGAGRPLFGGAFDLALQECDRNGDFVVARYDVVGPLKNP; via the coding sequence GTGACGCGCTACCGCTACTACACCGCCACCACGCTGGACGGCTTTCTGGCCGACGACACCGACTCCCTGGCCTGGCTCTTCAAGCAGCACATCGACGACGACGGCCCGGGGAACGCAACCCAGTTCATCGCCGGCGTGGGCGCCCAGGTCATGGGCGCGACCACCTACGCGTGGATCCTGGAGCACGAACGCTCGTGGTTGCCGCAGATGCCCACCTTCGTGTTCACGCACCGTGAGCTGGAACCGGCAAACGAGCACGTCTCGTTCCTCGCCGGGGATCCCACCCGTCACCGGACTGCGATCGAGTCCGCGGCAGGGGACCGCGACGTGTGGATCATGGGCGGCGGTGATCTCGCGGCGGAGTTCGCAACTGCCGGAATGCTCGACGAAGTGCTGGTCTCGATCGCGCCCGTCACGCTCGGCGCGGGCAGACCGCTGTTCGGCGGGGCGTTCGACCTCGCGTTGCAGGAGTGCGATCGCAACGGGGACTTCGTCGTCGCCCGGTACGACGTCGTCGGGCCCTTGAAGAATCCGTGA
- a CDS encoding acetyltransferase: MNDDVVVRPVNGPGEYPQLVKVWRSAVDATHDFLAQAHRDAIESRLAADYLPCVSLVVAERHGRVIGFAGTADGKLEMLFVDAGHRGGGVGSKLLAHVLEAEAVTAVDVNEQNEHAAGFYERSGFVVTGRSAVDDDGLPYPLLHLRLLTEAAQAGQRVP, encoded by the coding sequence ATGAATGACGACGTCGTAGTCCGGCCGGTGAACGGCCCAGGGGAGTATCCCCAACTTGTGAAGGTGTGGCGTAGCGCCGTGGATGCCACCCACGACTTCCTGGCGCAAGCGCACCGCGACGCGATCGAGTCCAGGCTGGCGGCTGACTACCTGCCGTGTGTCTCTCTTGTTGTCGCGGAACGGCACGGAAGAGTGATCGGCTTTGCGGGGACGGCTGATGGCAAGTTGGAGATGCTGTTCGTCGATGCCGGCCACCGCGGCGGCGGCGTCGGTTCGAAGCTGCTGGCGCACGTGCTCGAAGCTGAAGCCGTGACGGCTGTCGATGTCAACGAGCAGAATGAACACGCCGCGGGCTTCTACGAGCGCTCCGGATTCGTCGTGACCGGACGAAGCGCGGTGGACGACGACGGGCTTCCGTACCCGCTTCTCCACTTGCGGCTACTGACCGAGGCGGCTCAAGCGGGGCAGCGGGTACCGTGA
- a CDS encoding GNAT family N-acetyltransferase codes for MSTTADFDVRAATTGDLETASGVLALAFAKYPWTRWSIPEDDFSRRLAGLQELYLSYALSAGVVLVEDQVHGVIALLPPDAPAPSEDFQGRVAELHGDRLDAVARACLPPAPDDHWTLATVGVRPERQGTGLGAALIRAGLDVVEATGGAGVALETSSDANVRLYERFGFVVTATSWIDQGPVVHSMVLGGGTGMATAEADEGAALSSGAMPRAT; via the coding sequence ATGAGCACCACTGCAGATTTTGACGTTCGAGCGGCTACCACAGGCGATCTGGAGACTGCCTCGGGGGTGCTCGCCCTTGCCTTCGCGAAGTACCCCTGGACCCGATGGTCGATTCCCGAGGACGACTTTTCGCGGCGCCTGGCAGGACTCCAGGAGCTCTATCTCAGCTATGCGCTGAGCGCGGGGGTGGTTCTGGTCGAGGATCAGGTTCACGGTGTCATCGCGTTGCTCCCTCCGGACGCGCCTGCGCCGTCGGAGGATTTTCAAGGGCGTGTAGCTGAGCTCCATGGCGACCGCCTCGATGCTGTCGCGCGCGCGTGCCTTCCGCCCGCACCCGATGACCACTGGACATTGGCGACTGTCGGCGTGCGACCGGAGCGTCAGGGGACAGGGCTCGGAGCGGCACTGATCCGCGCGGGGCTCGACGTCGTGGAGGCAACCGGCGGTGCCGGCGTCGCGCTGGAAACCTCATCGGACGCAAACGTGCGGTTGTATGAGCGCTTCGGATTTGTCGTCACGGCCACCAGCTGGATCGACCAGGGGCCCGTGGTGCACTCCATGGTCCTCGGCGGCGGGACGGGGATGGCGACCGCAGAGGCAGACGAGGGGGCGGCTTTGTCGTCCGGTGCCATGCCGCGCGCGACGTAG
- a CDS encoding M23 family metallopeptidase: protein MEAIDLKYPFTSRWLVQNSPANRVPSHGTTLFASSYAIDFVPLDDAGRPAPLSVGSLFSPEPPERFPGFGRPILAPAHGTVVAIRNDDADHAAYRGLPSIGYALTQRGRAAAGWESLGGNYVFIERSGGGVVVLCHLQHESLLVQRGQPVRTGQVIARCGNSGNSTEPHLHVQVIDSADIKHAQAVPLTFGGSLPRTNEIVTVEP from the coding sequence ATGGAGGCGATAGATCTCAAGTACCCGTTCACGTCCCGGTGGCTAGTGCAAAACAGCCCTGCCAACCGTGTTCCGAGCCATGGCACCACACTGTTCGCCAGTTCGTACGCCATCGACTTCGTTCCGCTCGATGATGCTGGGCGGCCTGCCCCGTTGAGCGTCGGCTCCCTTTTCTCCCCGGAGCCCCCCGAACGATTCCCCGGGTTCGGCCGTCCGATTCTCGCGCCCGCGCACGGCACGGTTGTGGCCATCCGTAACGACGACGCCGATCATGCCGCCTACCGCGGACTGCCGTCGATCGGCTACGCCCTCACTCAGCGCGGCCGGGCCGCGGCGGGCTGGGAAAGTCTAGGCGGCAACTACGTCTTCATCGAGCGCTCCGGCGGCGGCGTCGTCGTCCTCTGCCATCTCCAACATGAAAGCCTTCTAGTCCAGCGCGGCCAACCGGTCCGCACCGGACAAGTCATCGCTCGCTGCGGGAACTCCGGCAATAGCACCGAGCCCCATCTCCACGTTCAGGTCATCGATAGCGCGGACATCAAACACGCCCAAGCCGTACCACTGACGTTTGGGGGTTCGCTCCCCCGCACCAACGAAATCGTCACGGTCGAGCCATGA
- a CDS encoding GNAT family N-acetyltransferase, producing the protein MSVPPSALRLRPPAVDDEHEVLAAQRELGEEGFDFMLADDDQSWTDYLTALVRTRCGIGIAPGQVPATMLLAEVDGRIVGRVHVRHELNAPLRAIGGHVGYAVLPAYRRRGYATEMLRQAIDELNELGVTSVLVTCDDDNAASIRVIERQGGVLEGSLALTEDKRKLRYWIHT; encoded by the coding sequence GTGTCTGTACCGCCAAGCGCGTTGAGGCTTCGTCCACCAGCGGTGGACGATGAGCACGAGGTCCTGGCCGCGCAACGTGAGCTGGGTGAAGAAGGATTCGATTTCATGTTGGCCGACGACGACCAATCGTGGACGGACTACCTGACTGCACTCGTGCGCACCAGGTGTGGAATCGGAATCGCCCCAGGGCAGGTCCCGGCCACGATGCTCCTCGCCGAGGTCGATGGCCGAATCGTCGGCCGGGTCCACGTGCGTCATGAGCTCAACGCGCCCTTGCGCGCAATCGGTGGACATGTCGGCTATGCCGTACTGCCAGCGTATCGGCGGCGTGGATACGCGACCGAGATGCTCCGGCAAGCGATCGATGAACTGAACGAGCTCGGAGTGACGAGCGTGCTGGTGACGTGCGACGACGACAACGCCGCCTCGATCCGGGTGATTGAACGTCAGGGCGGAGTTCTCGAAGGTTCCCTCGCTCTGACCGAGGACAAGCGAAAACTGCGCTACTGGATCCACACGTGA
- a CDS encoding tetratricopeptide repeat protein: MSGATSWHIDEKTLLPVIDDLEAFRREFKDDPVLDVLIQLWSGRPRQAEDLLGAMEAPAPSLRLRALLADAWRDQGRYDEAIAAYRDLVAATAGTPREAVMRQHLGKVHFVCGEYGRALECFEETLELRVREKADADLIASSQLAVGRATEILKRPSIGDVSRS, encoded by the coding sequence ATGAGCGGCGCGACCAGTTGGCACATCGACGAGAAAACGCTTCTCCCCGTCATCGACGATCTCGAGGCATTTCGCCGTGAATTCAAAGACGACCCGGTCCTCGACGTCCTGATCCAACTCTGGTCCGGCCGACCCCGGCAGGCCGAAGATCTGCTGGGCGCCATGGAAGCGCCCGCTCCGTCCCTTCGACTGCGCGCGCTGCTGGCAGATGCCTGGCGGGACCAAGGCCGCTACGACGAAGCCATCGCGGCCTATCGGGACCTCGTGGCTGCCACTGCTGGTACACCTCGTGAAGCTGTGATGCGGCAACACCTCGGCAAGGTCCACTTCGTTTGCGGAGAGTACGGTCGGGCTCTTGAGTGTTTCGAAGAAACTCTCGAGCTACGAGTTCGTGAGAAGGCCGACGCCGACCTGATTGCCTCATCGCAGTTGGCTGTCGGAAGAGCAACGGAAATTCTGAAGCGACCAAGCATCGGGGACGTCAGTCGTTCATGA
- a CDS encoding DUF7716 domain-containing protein has translation MLLGEVLRTAEDLPWTHALYAPAGRWQLDESTPVLVWDVDDVVDGAADLPAEAVALGYDYVLAIDDVQSIVANARAQRVNPTTAELLLAFRHYLACDAFIVWEP, from the coding sequence ATGTTGCTGGGCGAGGTGCTGAGGACCGCCGAGGACCTGCCGTGGACGCACGCCCTGTACGCGCCCGCCGGGCGGTGGCAGCTGGACGAGTCGACACCGGTGTTGGTGTGGGACGTGGACGACGTCGTCGACGGCGCCGCGGACCTGCCGGCGGAGGCCGTCGCGCTCGGATACGACTACGTCCTCGCCATCGACGACGTGCAGAGCATTGTTGCGAACGCCAGAGCCCAGCGGGTGAACCCGACGACGGCCGAGCTGCTTCTCGCGTTCCGGCACTACCTCGCCTGCGATGCATTCATCGTGTGGGAGCCTTGA
- a CDS encoding SMI1/KNR4 family protein — MRTRIELAGTFRLNPPASPAAIEREEVAYGGPLPQAYVELLQVSNGMCTDGSLSVLGAEGVVQRNADYEVQTCLPGYFMIGDDGGGSAILLNLRDRRIYEVDMGAMDEASLELCSESLDGLLALGTTLGEREG, encoded by the coding sequence ATGCGGACGAGAATCGAACTGGCCGGGACGTTCAGGCTGAATCCGCCGGCATCGCCTGCCGCCATCGAGCGGGAGGAGGTCGCATACGGTGGCCCCCTGCCCCAGGCGTACGTGGAGCTGTTGCAGGTCTCTAACGGGATGTGCACTGATGGCAGCCTGTCGGTTCTGGGCGCTGAGGGTGTCGTCCAGCGGAACGCCGACTACGAGGTGCAGACCTGCCTGCCCGGCTACTTCATGATCGGTGACGACGGCGGCGGGTCCGCAATCCTGCTGAACCTCCGGGACCGCCGCATCTACGAGGTGGACATGGGTGCCATGGACGAGGCGAGCCTGGAACTCTGCTCCGAATCCCTGGACGGGCTTCTCGCGCTGGGCACCACCTTGGGCGAGCGCGAGGGCTGA